One genomic segment of Phycisphaerales bacterium AB-hyl4 includes these proteins:
- the zigA gene encoding zinc metallochaperone GTPase ZigA, producing MTTKLPVTVLSGFLGAGKTTLLNHVLNNRAGLRVAVIVNDMSEVNIDANLVRDSGAQLSRTDEKLVEMTNGCICCTLREDLIVEVAKLARSGRFDHLLIESSGISEPMPVAATFSFRDEDGHSLGDMAELDTMVTVIDAGSFMNDFGSEDALLDRGTAVSEEDDRNLVDLLTDQIEFANVIVINKADQLDPADLDRLEAMLCKLNPDARFVRAEHGQVALDQVIGTGLYDESAASQMPGWLKELNGIHTPETEEYGITSFVYRRRRPFHPERLMQMLDNGLPGVLRSKGYLWLATRPQHCGVWSQAGLSMVFDRAGYWFAAVSRDTWPDDPETRQWIEGQWDAEVGDCRQEIVFIGQEMEQKTIEVLLDSALLDDDEMATGPNGWQSFNDPIPKWDVEHATVQEESVSR from the coding sequence ATGACAACGAAGTTGCCCGTGACCGTATTATCCGGTTTCCTTGGAGCCGGCAAAACCACACTGCTGAACCATGTACTGAACAACCGCGCCGGCCTGCGCGTGGCGGTGATTGTCAATGACATGAGCGAAGTCAACATCGACGCGAACCTTGTGCGCGATAGTGGCGCGCAGCTCAGTCGTACCGATGAAAAGCTTGTGGAGATGACCAACGGCTGCATCTGCTGCACGTTGCGCGAAGACCTGATCGTGGAGGTCGCCAAGCTCGCGCGGAGCGGGCGATTCGATCATCTGCTGATCGAATCCAGCGGCATTTCCGAGCCCATGCCCGTCGCGGCGACGTTCTCGTTTCGTGATGAAGACGGCCACAGCCTCGGCGATATGGCCGAACTGGACACGATGGTCACGGTGATCGACGCGGGCAGCTTCATGAATGACTTCGGAAGCGAAGACGCGCTGCTCGATCGCGGCACGGCCGTGAGTGAAGAAGACGATCGCAACCTTGTCGACCTGCTGACCGATCAGATCGAGTTCGCCAACGTCATTGTCATCAACAAGGCCGACCAACTCGACCCAGCCGACCTTGATCGACTGGAGGCGATGCTTTGCAAGCTGAACCCCGATGCCCGTTTCGTGCGAGCCGAGCATGGACAGGTCGCATTGGATCAAGTGATAGGCACTGGCTTGTACGACGAGTCGGCGGCGTCGCAGATGCCCGGCTGGCTGAAGGAACTTAATGGTATTCATACGCCGGAGACCGAAGAGTATGGCATTACCAGCTTCGTCTATCGTCGGCGGCGGCCGTTCCACCCCGAACGGTTGATGCAAATGCTGGACAACGGTCTGCCGGGCGTGTTGCGATCAAAGGGATATTTGTGGCTGGCCACGCGTCCGCAGCATTGCGGGGTGTGGTCGCAGGCGGGGTTATCGATGGTGTTTGACCGCGCGGGCTATTGGTTTGCCGCCGTGTCGCGCGACACTTGGCCGGACGATCCGGAGACACGGCAATGGATTGAGGGTCAATGGGACGCGGAGGTGGGCGACTGCCGCCAGGAAATCGTCTTTATCGGTCAAGAGATGGAGCAGAAGACGATTGAGGTGCTGCTCGACAGCGCCTTGCTTGATGACGACGAGATGGCAACGGGGCCGAACGGTTGGCAATCGTTCAACGATCCGATACCCAAGTGGGATGTTGAGCACGCCACTGTTCAAGAGGAATCCGTCAGCCGTTAA